The proteins below are encoded in one region of Spirochaetota bacterium:
- a CDS encoding TetR/AcrR family transcriptional regulator, producing MDKKKVIEEVALDIFIKKGYIKTPVRDIIDSSGFGTSTFYRYFKNKEDVLRSLLNDFLNQIQSQINEYYKQEKDFKKRFIETKKIVIDVFVKNKKLAFLYVKSVGLGSEIEKCINEFENTFIELSAKNIAFGIKGGVFRDVEPLPLAYSILGIIKFSIYQWIVVKNINKKQLYNIILSFHTSLGRGLFNES from the coding sequence ATGGATAAAAAAAAAGTTATTGAAGAGGTTGCACTTGATATATTTATTAAAAAAGGGTATATTAAAACACCGGTAAGAGATATAATCGATAGCTCTGGATTTGGAACAAGTACCTTCTACCGGTATTTCAAAAATAAAGAGGATGTTTTACGGTCATTACTCAACGATTTTCTAAACCAGATACAATCACAAATCAACGAATACTACAAGCAAGAAAAAGACTTTAAGAAAAGATTTATTGAAACAAAAAAAATTGTAATTGATGTATTCGTAAAAAATAAAAAATTAGCTTTCCTTTATGTCAAATCAGTTGGATTAGGAAGCGAAATTGAAAAATGCATCAATGAATTTGAAAATACATTCATTGAATTATCAGCAAAAAACATTGCCTTTGGTATAAAAGGAGGCGTTTTTCGTGATGTAGAACCGCTACCGCTGGCATATTCAATCCTGGGTATAATTAAGTTTTCAATTTACCAATGGATAGTAGTTAAAAATATAAACAAAAAACAACTATACAACATCATATTGTCATTTCATACATCACTTGGACGTGGCTTATTTAATGAAAGTTAA
- the amrS gene encoding AmmeMemoRadiSam system radical SAM enzyme has product MKEALYYTTHDGDTVQCVLCPHNCIIKEGKSGICNARYNKGGTLYSLIYEKPCATHVDPIEKKPLYHFLPGSRSFSLGTVGCNLKCMHCQNWELSTSSPNDVFCHTLTSDDCVKLAVQYECQSISYTYNEPSINIEYVIETAQKAQAKGIKNVMVTNGFINEEPLRNLYQYIDAANVDLKAFDDEFYKKICKARLEPVLKTLTILKEMNVWIEVTNLVIPTHNDDAQMIQKLVDWFVKNLGQDVPLHFTAFYPAYKMTDVSPTPLRILKQAYDIAYKAGIKYIYLGNVRERSVTRCPSCGRDLIVRSGFNVMRTNLHDGRCICGTTIPGVWR; this is encoded by the coding sequence ATGAAAGAAGCACTGTACTATACAACGCATGACGGGGACACAGTACAATGTGTGCTGTGCCCTCATAACTGTATTATCAAAGAAGGTAAAAGCGGTATATGCAATGCCCGCTACAATAAAGGTGGCACGCTGTATTCGTTAATATATGAAAAGCCCTGTGCCACCCATGTGGACCCCATTGAGAAAAAACCCTTATATCACTTTTTACCTGGCAGCCGGTCGTTTTCGCTTGGTACAGTAGGATGTAACCTCAAATGCATGCACTGCCAAAATTGGGAGCTTTCAACAAGCTCACCCAATGATGTGTTTTGCCACACACTCACATCAGATGATTGTGTGAAACTGGCAGTACAGTATGAATGCCAGTCAATATCCTACACCTATAATGAACCAAGTATAAATATAGAATACGTTATTGAAACTGCGCAAAAGGCTCAGGCCAAAGGCATTAAAAACGTCATGGTTACCAACGGATTTATTAACGAAGAGCCATTGCGCAACCTCTACCAGTACATAGATGCAGCAAACGTTGACCTGAAAGCATTTGATGATGAGTTTTACAAAAAGATATGCAAAGCTCGCCTTGAGCCAGTGCTTAAAACGTTAACCATTCTAAAAGAGATGAACGTATGGATTGAGGTCACCAACCTGGTAATCCCTACTCACAATGACGACGCACAGATGATACAAAAGCTTGTGGACTGGTTTGTAAAAAACCTTGGCCAGGATGTCCCACTGCACTTTACTGCATTTTACCCGGCATATAAAATGACAGATGTTTCCCCCACCCCATTGCGGATACTCAAACAAGCGTATGATATAGCATACAAAGCCGGGATCAAATATATTTATTTAGGCAATGTCCGCGAACGTTCAGTCACCCGTTGCCCGTCGTGTGGGCGCGACCTTATAGTCCGTAGCGGTTTTAATGTTATGCGCACTAACCTTCATGACGGGAGATGCATCTGTGGAACCACAATTCCAGGGGTATGGCGATAG
- a CDS encoding FlgO family outer membrane protein, translating to MKYTKLITFIVICIVAIALTVSALPGKKVIGVTAFTNLSKDATFDWLCIGIADTISYKLRNVQEYILVDRVNVDKIIGELQLSQSGLIDENTVEAGKALGANILVVGNFQKFGNQIRITAKIVDVKSHAVINQVQVTGSLNDIFNLQDSLALGIIEKNETAITTETKTKIVQNDTNNISAYEYFVRGQKFLLYQLDYTKAIEMYQKAISIDPNYAMAYAGLGKAYSLRSWELREYHNTTDPTLIEKSFQSSKKALSLNPNLDEAHLSLARYYQEVDQKKVPNKWTLCEDETRKALEINPNNGEAYLLLSKIYAYDVPKSEMYLKQAIEKNKFLVDAHNNLGIIYLDRGDLDTAFSYIKNAIDIDENYVIGYMNLGVIYEKRGQYEKALEMYKMAVSKYPNYILGLRNLGIGYRNLNRLDEALDTLFKALKLKKDDAQTLSEIGYVYLLKADYTKAIDFFKQSLKYDPSYRYSLANLGWCLVQQGKYNDAIPYLEKAHNDNKDYAWSAGYLGWLYENKLQDYNKALYWYGEALKRDPNNQDYRNSYNRLSGNYR from the coding sequence ATGAAATATACTAAGTTGATTACCTTTATAGTTATTTGTATTGTAGCGATAGCTCTTACAGTCAGTGCACTACCAGGCAAAAAAGTGATAGGCGTTACTGCATTCACCAATCTATCAAAGGATGCAACATTTGACTGGCTATGTATTGGTATCGCTGATACCATATCGTATAAGCTGCGTAATGTACAGGAATATATACTCGTGGATAGGGTCAATGTTGATAAGATCATTGGCGAACTTCAGCTTTCGCAATCAGGGCTCATTGACGAAAACACGGTTGAAGCGGGTAAAGCGTTAGGTGCCAATATACTTGTTGTTGGCAATTTCCAAAAATTTGGCAACCAGATACGCATTACAGCAAAGATAGTTGATGTGAAATCGCATGCGGTAATCAACCAGGTACAGGTTACTGGCTCATTGAATGATATATTCAATCTTCAGGACTCACTAGCATTAGGAATAATAGAAAAGAATGAAACCGCAATAACTACCGAAACAAAAACAAAGATTGTACAGAATGATACTAATAATATAAGTGCGTATGAATACTTTGTGCGTGGTCAAAAGTTTTTGCTCTACCAGCTTGATTATACAAAAGCTATTGAGATGTATCAGAAAGCAATATCGATTGATCCCAATTACGCAATGGCCTACGCAGGCCTGGGCAAAGCATATTCATTGCGCTCATGGGAACTGAGAGAATACCATAACACAACTGACCCAACACTGATTGAAAAATCCTTCCAGAGCAGCAAAAAGGCGTTGTCACTTAATCCCAATTTAGATGAGGCCCATTTATCCCTTGCACGGTATTATCAGGAAGTAGACCAGAAAAAGGTACCCAACAAATGGACACTGTGCGAAGATGAAACGCGCAAAGCGCTTGAAATAAATCCCAACAATGGCGAGGCATACTTGCTGCTGAGCAAAATCTATGCGTATGATGTTCCAAAATCAGAGATGTATTTAAAACAGGCAATTGAAAAGAACAAGTTTTTAGTTGACGCACATAACAATTTAGGGATTATATATTTAGACCGTGGTGATCTGGATACTGCTTTCTCTTACATAAAAAATGCCATAGATATTGATGAAAATTACGTCATAGGCTATATGAATTTAGGTGTTATTTATGAAAAACGCGGCCAGTATGAAAAGGCTCTGGAAATGTACAAAATGGCTGTATCAAAATATCCTAACTATATACTTGGTTTGCGTAACCTTGGCATTGGGTATCGCAATTTAAACAGGCTTGATGAAGCGCTTGATACACTTTTTAAAGCATTAAAGTTAAAAAAGGATGATGCGCAAACATTGAGTGAGATAGGCTATGTATATCTGCTAAAAGCTGATTACACAAAAGCTATCGACTTTTTCAAGCAATCCCTGAAATACGACCCTTCATATCGTTACAGCCTGGCAAATTTAGGGTGGTGTCTTGTGCAGCAGGGTAAATATAATGACGCTATCCCCTATCTGGAAAAAGCACATAATGACAACAAAGACTATGCATGGTCAGCAGGATATCTGGGCTGGTTATACGAAAATAAATTACAGGACTATAACAAAGCATTATACTGGTATGGCGAAGCACTAAAGCGCGATCCCAATAATCAGGACTATCGCAATTCATATAACCGATTATCCGGTAACTATCGCTAA
- a CDS encoding PaaI family thioesterase — MECCKDHYITHDTFANALGIRVVKVTKDYAQCTIELNEKHYNGLGTVHGAVIFAIADITFAVACNTTKTSIGVHAEIKYLNKPQGNTVIAEATLISESKKIGHYCVSIYDDTGIHIAQFNSIAYRIANKS; from the coding sequence ATGGAATGCTGCAAAGATCATTACATTACTCATGATACATTTGCTAACGCTTTAGGTATACGTGTTGTTAAAGTAACAAAGGATTACGCCCAGTGCACAATAGAGTTAAATGAAAAACATTATAATGGATTGGGGACGGTTCATGGGGCAGTAATTTTTGCCATTGCTGATATTACATTTGCAGTTGCATGCAATACCACAAAAACCTCTATTGGTGTTCATGCTGAAATTAAATATCTCAATAAACCACAAGGGAACACTGTAATAGCTGAAGCCACACTTATATCAGAATCAAAAAAGATTGGTCATTATTGTGTTTCAATTTACGATGATACAGGTATTCATATTGCCCAATTTAATTCAATTGCATATCGTATTGCAAATAAAAGTTAA
- a CDS encoding DNA translocase FtsK, which yields MSNRITEILCVILWGFALIVFLSLITFHISDYEALGNLPVQNMLGPLGVLLAQLLRISFGIASYFTVAILILTGWGLVKYKSIEPVLEHIFAITFSMVTASLLITIISPETIAPFAGGVVGMALYHVLISIMGITGAWIATVVLSLISLILLGIVSISYILEGNRFNSLAKVATMLYTKLVLLKNKDSIPLIDIKSFNAEKKIPWITKTKITLYNKTQLKKPKLIEYDNVLRHKSDSSYYNEDDCLNDLQIITTSPLPTTSVAVQNCCPSNVATTDVDIQKEAAPQFAKSSAVIELQPIGNEPYEQKTTTVDTEIQDKNETIEEEYEYSEDTAENEEDMVARNVFEEIPINQKYSIPVDFLKQHTAVDETGYKQEIAKNSELLVNTLRDFGIESKVINVNRGPVITLYELQIAPGIKVNRIVSLADDIAMSLAASRVRVVAPIPGKKAIGVEIPNKVRETVTLKDIISSSEYAHQQGRLKVGLGKDIMGKPVIIDLKKLPHLLIAGATGAGKSVCVHSIITSLVYNYDPNYVRFIMVDPKLVELQIYNGIPHLLTPVIIEPFMVPKALKWTMMEMERRYYLLSEYNTRDIDRYNQMVERNKTGEYLPYIVIIMDELADLMMVAAKEIEGYITRIAQKARAVGIHLVLATQRPSVDIITGIIKANFPARIAFQVAQKTDSRTIIDQNGAEKLLGKGDMLYQSPMSSFPIRIQGAFISEDELSSIVAYLKKIAKPHYVDIEQSLVEFDEDEEEGEDELFIEAVKIVETTKKASASYLQRRLSIGYNRAARIIERMEELGYIGPQQGSKPRDVYI from the coding sequence ATGTCCAACCGTATTACTGAAATACTGTGTGTGATACTGTGGGGCTTTGCTCTCATTGTATTTTTATCACTGATAACATTTCACATATCTGATTATGAAGCATTAGGAAATCTACCAGTGCAGAACATGCTGGGACCTTTGGGAGTACTGCTTGCTCAGTTGCTCAGAATATCATTTGGCATTGCATCCTATTTTACTGTTGCTATTCTGATACTGACAGGCTGGGGACTTGTTAAATATAAATCTATAGAGCCAGTACTGGAACACATATTTGCCATAACATTTTCCATGGTTACCGCTTCACTACTTATTACTATTATCTCCCCAGAAACAATTGCTCCTTTTGCAGGGGGCGTGGTGGGCATGGCTCTTTATCATGTTCTGATTAGCATTATGGGCATAACGGGCGCATGGATTGCAACTGTTGTGTTGTCCCTCATTTCATTGATACTGCTGGGGATTGTATCAATAAGCTATATCTTAGAAGGCAATAGATTTAACTCACTTGCAAAAGTTGCCACAATGCTGTATACAAAGCTAGTGCTGTTAAAAAATAAAGACTCCATCCCGCTTATTGACATAAAATCATTCAACGCAGAAAAAAAAATACCCTGGATTACAAAAACAAAAATTACTCTATACAACAAAACACAATTAAAAAAACCAAAGCTCATTGAATATGATAACGTATTACGCCATAAAAGCGATAGCTCCTATTATAACGAAGATGATTGTTTAAATGATCTGCAGATTATCACTACAAGCCCATTGCCTACTACAAGCGTTGCGGTGCAGAATTGTTGCCCATCAAACGTTGCTACCACTGATGTTGACATTCAAAAAGAAGCTGCACCACAATTTGCTAAAAGCAGTGCAGTGATTGAACTTCAGCCCATAGGCAATGAACCCTATGAACAGAAAACCACTACCGTTGACACAGAAATCCAGGACAAAAACGAAACTATAGAAGAAGAGTACGAATATAGCGAAGATACAGCAGAAAATGAAGAAGACATGGTTGCTCGTAATGTGTTTGAAGAGATTCCCATTAATCAAAAATACAGCATACCTGTAGACTTTCTCAAGCAACATACTGCAGTAGATGAAACAGGATATAAACAGGAGATAGCAAAGAATTCAGAGCTTTTAGTTAACACACTGCGTGATTTTGGCATTGAATCAAAAGTAATTAATGTTAACAGAGGCCCTGTTATTACACTATATGAATTACAGATAGCTCCAGGCATTAAAGTCAACCGTATTGTGAGCTTAGCTGATGATATTGCGATGTCACTTGCTGCATCACGCGTGCGTGTTGTTGCACCCATCCCAGGCAAAAAAGCCATTGGCGTCGAAATCCCCAACAAGGTCCGTGAGACAGTTACCCTTAAAGACATCATTTCATCATCTGAATATGCCCACCAGCAGGGACGCCTTAAAGTTGGTCTTGGCAAAGACATCATGGGCAAGCCTGTAATTATAGATTTAAAAAAACTCCCACACCTTCTTATTGCTGGCGCCACCGGTGCAGGTAAATCCGTATGTGTGCACTCTATCATTACTAGCCTAGTATACAACTATGATCCCAATTACGTGCGCTTTATTATGGTTGACCCAAAATTAGTTGAACTACAGATTTACAACGGCATTCCACACCTGCTTACCCCTGTAATCATTGAGCCATTTATGGTGCCAAAAGCATTGAAGTGGACAATGATGGAAATGGAGCGCCGCTACTATCTGCTTTCAGAATACAACACACGCGACATAGACCGTTACAACCAGATGGTTGAGCGCAACAAAACTGGCGAATATCTTCCTTACATTGTCATTATCATGGATGAGCTTGCCGATCTCATGATGGTTGCTGCAAAGGAGATAGAAGGCTATATCACACGCATTGCGCAAAAGGCACGGGCGGTTGGCATACACTTGGTGCTTGCCACACAAAGGCCTTCAGTGGATATTATCACTGGTATCATAAAAGCAAACTTCCCTGCACGCATTGCATTCCAGGTTGCACAGAAGACTGATTCGCGCACCATCATAGACCAGAATGGCGCAGAGAAGCTTTTAGGTAAGGGGGACATGCTGTATCAATCGCCCATGAGTTCTTTCCCCATTCGTATCCAGGGAGCATTCATTTCTGAAGATGAACTGTCGTCAATAGTTGCTTATTTAAAAAAGATTGCAAAACCCCATTACGTTGATATTGAGCAAAGCCTTGTTGAGTTTGACGAAGACGAGGAAGAGGGCGAAGATGAGCTCTTCATAGAAGCAGTCAAAATTGTTGAAACAACAAAAAAAGCGTCAGCATCATATTTACAACGAAGGCTTTCCATAGGCTACAACCGTGCTGCACGTATCATAGAACGCATGGAAGAGTTAGGGTATATTGGCCCGCAGCAGGGAAGCAAGCCTCGTGATGTATATATATAA
- the dut gene encoding dUTP diphosphatase: MLQVKIIVQPGAKIPHYQTPHSSGADLYAFLDKPVVLQPLQRALIPTGISIELPPGFEAQIRPRSGLAINHGITLLNTPGTIDADYRGEIKLIVINLSDKPFTIENNMRIAQMVISHTIQATFEPVSELTQTIRNDGGFGHTGL, from the coding sequence ATGTTACAAGTAAAGATTATAGTACAACCTGGTGCTAAAATACCCCATTATCAAACGCCACATTCATCAGGTGCTGACCTTTATGCTTTTCTGGATAAGCCTGTAGTCTTGCAGCCATTACAACGGGCTCTTATCCCTACCGGTATTTCAATAGAACTGCCCCCGGGCTTTGAAGCACAAATAAGGCCTCGCAGCGGGCTTGCCATCAATCATGGAATAACGCTTCTCAATACGCCAGGTACTATAGATGCTGATTATCGTGGAGAAATTAAACTCATTGTGATAAACTTAAGTGATAAACCGTTTACCATAGAAAATAACATGCGGATTGCCCAGATGGTAATTTCGCATACTATACAGGCAACATTTGAGCCGGTTTCAGAATTAACACAGACAATACGAAATGACGGAGGCTTTGGACATACAGGCTTATGA
- a CDS encoding ribonuclease J, whose translation MKEKKIRIIPIGGLHAIGGNMMAIEYDNEIIIIDCGITFPNGETPGIDFMIPDFSFILENRQKVKGIIITHGHEDHIGAIPFLLQKINVPVYATKLTLGLVASRLAERPVHTTTFVEIEPRDVIHVGSFVIEFLRVNHSIIDGVGLAIKTPIGTIIHTGDYKIDYSPVDGNVADLHRFAEYGQQGVLLLISDSTNATNPGYTPSEIVLKKKLLEIFAKSNGRIFVASFASNIHRIQQVLEASQKYNRKVVISGTTMQKNIEIATELGYLKYKKDLIIDAKDIGKYTHKKLVVLCTGSQGEPMSALSRMATGTHKHFRIGAGDTVIITASVIPGNERMVYSVINSLMQMGADVYYEQDEEIHVSGHASQEELKLMITLTQPKYFLPVHGEYRHLKAHATLATSLNIKPQNIIVARNGDIIELTQNRFEKKGNIPLSTVYVDGNYIGDITDDIIAERKTLASDGVIIISIVIGDGLLLYPPVITAKGFIGIKNDKFIQVLQKELSVTIEKQLLQNASPEHLSVAVKKLAKMVAHRFTNNTPLIETIIQEI comes from the coding sequence ATGAAAGAAAAAAAAATTAGAATCATTCCAATAGGTGGCCTTCATGCCATTGGGGGGAACATGATGGCCATTGAATATGATAATGAGATAATCATTATTGATTGCGGTATAACCTTCCCCAACGGTGAAACCCCTGGCATCGATTTCATGATACCTGACTTCAGTTTTATTCTTGAAAACAGACAAAAAGTAAAAGGTATCATCATTACCCATGGACATGAAGATCACATTGGCGCAATCCCATTTCTTTTGCAAAAAATTAACGTTCCCGTATATGCCACAAAGCTCACATTAGGACTTGTAGCAAGCAGGCTGGCTGAGCGGCCAGTACATACAACTACATTTGTTGAAATAGAGCCCCGTGATGTTATTCATGTTGGCTCATTTGTCATTGAATTTTTACGTGTTAACCATTCAATCATTGACGGCGTTGGACTTGCTATAAAGACTCCCATTGGCACCATTATTCATACTGGTGATTATAAAATTGATTATTCACCAGTAGATGGCAATGTTGCCGACCTTCATCGTTTTGCCGAATACGGACAGCAGGGGGTGCTACTTTTAATAAGCGACAGTACTAATGCAACTAATCCAGGGTACACTCCATCCGAAATCGTCCTTAAAAAAAAGCTATTAGAAATATTTGCAAAATCAAACGGGCGCATTTTTGTTGCAAGCTTTGCTTCCAACATACACAGGATTCAGCAAGTACTTGAAGCTTCGCAAAAATATAACCGAAAGGTTGTAATATCTGGCACCACCATGCAAAAGAATATTGAGATAGCTACTGAATTAGGATACCTGAAATATAAAAAGGACCTGATTATTGATGCAAAAGATATTGGGAAATATACTCATAAAAAGCTTGTGGTGCTGTGTACCGGCTCACAGGGTGAACCAATGTCTGCCCTTTCCCGTATGGCTACTGGTACACATAAGCATTTTAGAATAGGAGCCGGTGATACTGTTATTATTACCGCTTCGGTGATACCGGGAAATGAACGGATGGTATACAGCGTTATTAATTCGCTCATGCAGATGGGTGCAGATGTGTACTATGAACAGGATGAAGAGATTCATGTTTCAGGGCATGCATCGCAGGAAGAGCTTAAACTAATGATTACTCTGACACAGCCAAAATACTTTTTGCCAGTGCATGGCGAATACCGCCACCTTAAGGCCCATGCTACACTTGCAACATCACTCAATATTAAACCTCAAAACATTATTGTCGCGCGTAATGGCGATATTATAGAGCTTACACAAAACCGCTTTGAGAAAAAAGGGAATATCCCTCTTTCAACAGTGTATGTTGATGGCAACTATATAGGCGATATCACTGACGATATTATTGCTGAACGCAAAACTCTTGCATCTGATGGTGTCATTATCATAAGCATCGTCATTGGAGATGGACTATTGTTGTATCCCCCCGTAATAACTGCAAAAGGCTTCATAGGCATAAAAAATGATAAATTTATCCAGGTATTGCAAAAGGAGTTGTCTGTCACCATTGAAAAGCAATTGCTACAGAATGCTTCGCCTGAACATCTTTCTGTTGCAGTGAAAAAGCTTGCAAAAATGGTTGCTCACCGCTTTACCAACAATACGCCACTTATCGAGACCATCATTCAGGAGATATGA
- a CDS encoding flavodoxin family protein, producing the protein MHALLLNGSARGQKGITFKLLNALSKGLIKAGVEVVLLNIATLHIAPCRACLHCMHKSAGICIQNDDMKLIYNQLQQSNLVVFGSPVYLDGITAQLKAVIDRTVCCMEPFLRTDTEGCTRHSFSWQFPKNIMVVSTCGFPEYETFAPLIGYFTALSKNLDSHLVATMCIPGSIAIQMKPETLDHKLELIESAGYEFGKKGYIEKEHINAINQPLFTKEEYLSLAELYQQWCRKSLGK; encoded by the coding sequence ATGCATGCATTACTATTAAATGGCAGCGCTCGTGGTCAAAAAGGGATAACGTTCAAACTGCTCAATGCGCTTTCAAAAGGCCTGATAAAAGCTGGTGTTGAGGTAGTTTTACTCAACATCGCCACATTGCACATTGCTCCCTGCCGTGCATGCTTACACTGCATGCATAAAAGTGCAGGTATATGTATACAAAACGATGATATGAAATTAATATACAACCAGCTGCAACAATCCAACCTTGTAGTATTTGGATCACCAGTATACCTTGACGGGATAACCGCACAGCTTAAAGCAGTTATTGACAGAACCGTCTGTTGCATGGAGCCTTTTTTGCGTACTGATACTGAAGGTTGTACCCGACATTCATTTTCATGGCAATTCCCTAAAAATATTATGGTAGTAAGTACATGCGGTTTCCCTGAATATGAAACATTTGCACCTTTAATTGGCTACTTCACAGCATTATCAAAAAACCTTGATTCGCACCTGGTAGCTACCATGTGCATACCTGGGTCAATAGCTATACAGATGAAACCAGAAACGCTTGATCATAAATTGGAACTTATTGAGTCAGCAGGCTATGAATTTGGGAAAAAAGGATATATTGAAAAAGAACATATTAATGCAATTAATCAGCCACTTTTTACCAAAGAGGAATATTTATCATTAGCTGAATTGTACCAACAGTGGTGCAGGAAGAGTTTGGGAAAATAA
- a CDS encoding sensor domain-containing diguanylate cyclase → MDDNGLMYFDETEPTHEDIQGLEKKIYDLRNLLELGISLSSNLQFESLVESLLYSCIGQMFVEQVVLLLQKDIDVNDFYIHMAKGYDDDFGQDVILHEISPLVGFLENNPYPIEYETLLELPDLADDLKVIEFLNPYIVVPLKSKNSLMGILLLGKKITGGGFSNSEKEFLHYVARFGAVAVENSRLYLMSTLDRMTRLYIHHYFEIRLLEEMKRSQRYNTPLSLLMCDIDHFKRFNDMYGHLQGDSVLKEVAAIFLKDLRKMDIPCRYGGEEFAVILPQTRLEQAGVVAQRLRKIIEQHHFKGENGPLHVTISIGVAQFEPTRDLATKDFISRCDKALYKAKEMGRNRVALFK, encoded by the coding sequence ATGGATGATAATGGGTTAATGTACTTTGATGAAACAGAGCCAACTCATGAAGATATACAGGGGTTAGAAAAAAAAATATATGATCTGAGGAATCTTTTAGAGTTAGGCATAAGCTTATCATCAAATTTGCAGTTTGAAAGCCTGGTTGAGTCCCTTTTATACAGCTGTATAGGTCAGATGTTTGTGGAGCAGGTGGTTCTTTTACTGCAAAAAGATATTGATGTAAATGATTTTTACATACATATGGCCAAGGGATATGATGATGATTTTGGGCAAGATGTGATTTTACATGAAATAAGCCCGCTGGTGGGATTTTTGGAAAATAACCCTTATCCCATAGAGTATGAAACACTGCTTGAATTGCCCGATTTGGCTGACGATCTGAAGGTAATTGAATTTTTAAATCCTTATATAGTAGTTCCTTTAAAATCAAAAAATTCACTAATGGGGATACTGCTCTTAGGTAAAAAAATAACCGGGGGTGGATTTTCAAACTCTGAAAAGGAGTTTTTACATTATGTTGCGCGGTTTGGTGCTGTAGCAGTTGAAAATTCACGCCTCTATTTAATGTCAACACTTGACCGAATGACACGGCTTTACATTCACCACTATTTTGAAATACGGTTGCTTGAAGAAATGAAGCGAAGTCAGCGATATAACACACCTCTTTCTTTGTTAATGTGTGATATTGACCACTTTAAGCGGTTCAATGATATGTATGGTCACTTACAGGGGGATAGTGTGTTAAAAGAGGTTGCCGCAATTTTTTTGAAGGATCTCCGCAAGATGGATATCCCCTGCCGATATGGTGGCGAAGAATTTGCAGTGATATTACCTCAGACAAGGCTTGAACAGGCAGGTGTAGTGGCGCAGCGGTTACGTAAAATAATAGAACAACATCATTTCAAAGGTGAAAATGGCCCTCTGCATGTCACCATTAGTATTGGTGTGGCACAGTTTGAGCCAACCAGAGATTTAGCGACTAAAGATTTTATATCACGATGTGATAAAGCATTGTATAAGGCAAAAGAGATGGGGAGAAATAGAGTTGCCCTCTTTAAGTAA
- a CDS encoding undecaprenyl-diphosphate phosphatase: MAYIIAVFCILGIIQGVTEFLPVSSSGHLALLEAIPQVHATFGTMDTGAKLFFNVALHLASLAAIIIFYYDDIVRLIAGAIAEITKKTFGVHCRFVCNIVIASLPAALVGVFFNDFVEASIASPEIVAVLLIINGIMLLASNKLPKKSRKCEEMGMLQALLVGMFQAVAIVPGISRSGSTIVGGLIAGLEPKEAGKFSFLMAIPVIMGAGLLESRKLFAINFFDFGIPVVIAMVVTFVVALASLKLLISMLKSLHLHYFGYYTIAAGVVALIILFVH; the protein is encoded by the coding sequence ATGGCCTATATTATTGCTGTGTTTTGTATCCTGGGAATTATCCAGGGTGTGACTGAATTTTTGCCTGTGTCCTCATCTGGGCACCTTGCACTCTTGGAAGCTATACCTCAGGTGCACGCTACCTTTGGCACAATGGACACAGGAGCCAAGCTTTTTTTCAACGTTGCACTGCATCTGGCAAGTTTGGCGGCAATCATTATTTTTTACTATGATGACATCGTTAGGCTTATTGCCGGAGCTATCGCCGAAATTACAAAAAAAACTTTTGGCGTACACTGCCGCTTTGTATGTAATATTGTAATTGCATCCCTACCGGCTGCCCTAGTTGGTGTTTTTTTCAATGATTTCGTGGAAGCATCTATTGCAAGCCCCGAGATTGTTGCTGTGTTGCTTATTATTAACGGCATAATGCTTTTAGCTTCTAATAAATTGCCTAAAAAAAGCCGAAAATGTGAAGAGATGGGAATGCTGCAGGCATTGCTGGTGGGTATGTTTCAGGCAGTTGCAATTGTGCCTGGTATATCTCGTTCGGGAAGCACTATTGTAGGCGGGTTAATTGCTGGATTGGAACCTAAGGAAGCTGGGAAATTTTCTTTTTTAATGGCAATACCTGTAATCATGGGGGCTGGTCTTTTAGAATCACGGAAGCTTTTTGCAATTAATTTTTTTGATTTTGGGATTCCCGTTGTGATTGCTATGGTTGTCACATTTGTTGTAGCACTAGCATCACTGAAGCTTCTCATTTCGATGCTGAAATCACTTCACCTGCATTATTTTGGGTATTACACTATTGCAGCGGGGGTGGTTGCACTTATTATTTTGTTTGTACACTAA